The following coding sequences lie in one Panicum virgatum strain AP13 chromosome 6N, P.virgatum_v5, whole genome shotgun sequence genomic window:
- the LOC120679418 gene encoding nuclear pore complex protein NUP43-like, giving the protein MADSPSFRRHPLAASVDLVRWLPSSSASPSERLLAASIYDPSSGPTASSIHLLPLSDPTSPLASLPLPSRATALRCSPAALAAATSSGWLHLLPPSLDSDAAVAVPGGAGFHVGPVRGLDFGGEEWVTAGEDGRVHAVGGGGDGRLVARRVWDGKGMSGYEAARWASPAEFATGGAGCGVQWWDRRKGDAVVAQCNGIWGRGIVTGMVHSIDINPSRKHICVVGGSSGTIFAWDLRWPQQPIPLSGVGLNGAAEPVCESEVWEVLFDTYTQSSDIISSSSSKILPVMMCSEDGILAVVEQDERPLELLAEACAINSFDIDAQNPSDVVCALEWESIGVLTRGRYTMAE; this is encoded by the exons ATGGCGGACTCCCCTTCGTTCCGCCGCCACCCGCTCGCCGCCTCCGTTGACCTCGTCCGCtggctcccctcctcctccgcctccccctccgAACGCCTCCTCGCTGCCTCCATCTACGACCCCTCCTCGGGCCCCACTGCCTCCAGCATCCACCTCCTCCCGCTCTCCGACCCCACCTCCCCTCTCGCCTCCCTCCCGCTCCCGTCCCGCGCCACCGCGCTCCGCTGCtcccccgccgcgctcgccgcggccaccTCCTCGGGCTGGCTCCACCTCCTCCCGCCCTCGCTCGACTCcgacgcggcggtggccgtccccggcggcgcggggttCCACGTGGGCCCAGTCCGGGGTCTAGACTTCGGAGGCGAGGAGTGGGTCACGGCGGGGGAGGACGGGAGGGTGCATGCAGTCGGTGGGGGAGGGGACGGGCGGTTGGTGGCGAGGAGGGTGTGGGACGGGAAGGGAATGTCAGGGTACGAGGCCGCAAGGTGGGCGTCACCGGCGGAGTTCGCCACGGGCGGCGCCGGTTGTGGCGTGCAGTGGTGGGATCGGAGGAAGGGGGACGCCGTGGTGGCGCAGTGCAATGGCATCTG GGGTCGTGGCATCGTTACTGGCATGGTGCATTCCATTGACATCAACCCATCAAGAAAGCATATCTGTGTG GTGGGAGGCTCCTCTGGGACAATATTTGCCTGGGATCTGCGGTGGCCACAGCAGCCTATACCACTCTCTGGTGTAGGACTTAATGGAGCAGCTGAGCCAGTGTGTGAGAGTGAGGTCTGGGAGGTTCTTTTTGACACCTACACCCAGTCTTCTGATATCATCTCATCTTCATCCTCAAAAATATTGCCAGTGATGATGTGCTCAGAGGATGGGATCCTTGCAGTTGTTGAACAAG ATGAGAGACCCCTTGAACTGCTTGCTGAAGCCTGTGCTATCAATTCCTTTGACATAGATGCTCAGAACCCTTCT GATGTGGTTTGCGCACTGGAATGGGAATCGATTGGTGTCCTAACACGTGGTAGATATACAATGGCAGAATGA